From the Syntrophobacterales bacterium genome, the window CCGGTTGACTTTGGGCCCTCAAGATGACCGAGTTAATAAATACCATGCAGTTTGCTGCAGGAGACTTTCAAGCTAGAGTAAGGGATCGTGCCAGCAAGACACAGAACGAAAGCTTTTTATGACGTGCTCTACATCATGCCTCTTACGCCATGTGGTTCCGAGGCAAAGGCGGTATATTGGCCCCGCAAAACCGGCACTTCGTTCTATTCATGTTTTTCGCTTGCTTTGATCATCTGTTCTCTTTTGCATAGAGTGCATATCCTCCGAAGCTTTATGAAGGAAACAAAAAATTGGTTCGTCGCTCCTGCTTTTTTCCGCCGATGCACCGCTATCCGCCTGTCAGATGTGTCCCGTCTCTATATACGCGATCGCAGCCTTCATATCCTTCCTCATACCCATCAGGGTGAGAATATCACCTTCATTGACTTTGAAAGAAGGTGATGGAATTTCATATACCGTCTCTTTCCGTCTTATAGAGACCACCGTGATGCCGGTTTTGGCCCTGAGATCAATCTCTGCAAAGGTACGGCCGGATATGTATGACCCCTCCTTCACAAGGTATGTCTCCATGCGGGGTGTCAGGCTAAAATGGACCGTTCTCAGCGCACGATAGCCGTCAGCCCTGATAGTATCGATGTTTTCCTTTATTGCCTCCATGGGTACATGGTAATAGTTAAGCACCTTGGAAAATATCTCGACCGAGGTTTCGAACTCTTCGGGGATTACCTCGCTGGCTCCTATCTTTACCAGTCCGTCTACTTCAGACACGTACCGTGTCCTTGCAATAATATAGAGGTAAGGATTGTTCATACGTGCGACCTTTACAATCCTCCTGGTAGCCGACGGGTCCGAGATAGCCACCACAAGGACCTTGGCCGACTGTATGCCTAATTTGTGAAGCACGGTAATACTGGTCCCATCGCCGTAATAGACAGGCTCGCCCCGCCTCCTGGCCTTACGGACCGTCTCACTGTTGAGTTCCAGTACAATATAGGGTATGCTGGATTGGCTGAGTACCTTAGCGAGATTTCCCCCGTTAACACCAAAACCGACAATCACCACGTGTCCGTCCAACTGCTCTGGGTAGTATTCCTGAGGTACGTTCCTGTCCGCCCCCAACACGCGAAGCCCGGGAAGCCGTGCGATGGAGGGTGATATCTTGGGAGACCAAGAGATAATGAATGGTGTAGCCATCATGGTGAGAACCGCTGCGGACAGGAAGACTTGATACTCGTTTTCCGCCATGAGACCCGCCCGTTTCCCCGCCACAGCGACTACAAAGGAGAATTCACCGATATGGGCCAGGCAAAGGCCCGAGCGGACCGAATTTTCCACGGTCTGTCCGGTGATGTATTCTGGTATGGCAGCGGTGAGCAATTTTAGTACAACCATTATCAACACCACGATTGCCACAATACTGAGTCTCCCTATGAGGATGTCGAAATTCAGGAGCATTCCGATGCCGATGAAAAAGAGGGCGCTGAAAGCCTCCTTGAGTGGAAGGATGTCCGAGACGGTCTGAGATGCGTACTCCGATTCCGAAATGACGACCCCAGCAAGAAAAGCTCCCAATGCCAGGGAAAGACCCAACATGGAAGTGAGTACAGCGGTCCCCAAACATAATACTATTATGGTGATGATGAAAAGCTCTCTGCTCCTGGTCCTGACTATTTCCCTCAAAAGCCACGGAATGATCCATCTCGCAGACAAGAGGACGCCTCCCACCACCAAGCCGGCTTTGACAACGGTAAACGCTATCATGCCCGGTCCGGCTTCTTTCCCGGCGAGGATTGGCACGAGAAGCAAGTAAAGCACTGCACAGAGATCCTGAAATATGAGGACCCCTATGGTGGCCCTTCCGTATGGCGTATGCATCTCGCCCCTGTCCATGATCATCTTGAGTACGATAGCCGTGCTGCTTAGAGAAAGGACGGTTCCAAAAAAAATCGCCTTGGGAACTGATTCGATAAATAAGAAGTATGAAAGGAACGCCGTGGTTGTAACGGAAAGAAGGACCTGAAGCGCCCCGCCGCCAAAGACTGGAACCTTCATTTCGATAAGGCTTTCCAGGGAGAACTCTAAGCCTATGGTGAACATGAGCATGATGATTCCAATTTCAGCCAGGATCTCAATTGCGTTGGCATCGGTGATGATATTGAGGCCTGACGGCCCTATTATGACACCGCCAACAAGAAAACCAGCGATGGATGGTATACGTGCTTTACCCAAGAAATAGATGGTTATACCGGAGATACCAAATACGGCAATCAGCAAATAGAGATATTCGGTTATCATATTTTTGTTCTCCCAAACACCTAAGCCCGCTAAACCTGACGGGTCTTCAACGTGTCGCTATAAACACCAATATGCCCCACGCGAAGTGAGTTTTTACCGGATTGATCAGATCAACCGTGTATCCAGTGGAAACAGGTTTATTCAGATATATATAGCCTAAGGCCGCCTGGTTGACTCCGGTTATTAGTGCCAAGCGCCGTCAATACCGAGATGAGGACATATACTGCGGCATATAAGGCGATAATCGGGCCAAACGAACAGGTAGAGCCTGATGGCGAAGAGGCGACCGCTCGGAGAGCCAATTCCGAAGGCATAAAGATATCAGTCTGGTGCACCACTACCAGGCCCCCATCCCTGGAAGGCCTGGGGTCGTGGCGAAATAAACTCTCCAGTCCACGAGAGAGCGAAAAAAAGAAAAACATCGTCGCCGACGCGCAAAAAAAGGGTGATCTTTTTCAGGAACATGGTCATGACAGAATATAGTACACTATTCAGTCATGTTCCTCAAGCGAGCGAAGCCCCGGGGCAATGCCAATTCTATTCGTCACTATAAAAACAGGGTACATCTCTTTTGACCTCCCGTATAGCCATCCTCATGTTCCGCCGGTTTAGCACACCGTTATTGGTCAGAGGGATACTGGATCACCGCATAGCCAAATAACCTTCGTCATTTAACAATGTTTGTCGAAGGGAATCATTGATTTTTACAAAAAGCGTCTGAATGAACTTTCACAATCGGGCGTTGATTTTTACATTTTTATCGTTGTTGATAATAAAAATGAATCCTATATGAAAAATTTACAGCTCATTCGTGCACACCATTTGAAACGCACGGTATATTATTATATGATAAATGATACAAGATTATGGAGGTGTTGGAAATGGCCGAAACAATCAATGTTACCATAAGGCTCGATAAAGAGGTTAAAGAATAGGCAGAAAAAATGTTCCACGATTTTGACATGAATTGTCCACAGCGTTCAATATGGTTGCACGGCCAAGCCTTGCATCAGAGGAAAATACCGTTTGAGATATACTACCCGTTTTGCAACGAAAAAACCAGCTGAATTAAGACGCAGGATCGCTGATACTGAAACGGGCAAAAATCTCACGGATTACAATTTCATTGATGGTGAAAAGTAAATAAGATACGGCAAAATTGATTATACGAACAGGATGATTTTATGAAATTATTTCGCGTATTAAAAGAAACTTTTTTAGCTTCTCTGCCTCTTGCCGCGATCATAATAATCGTGTGTTGTTTCGTCGCACCCATGACCGATTCGTTCGATTATATTAAGCTGATCATCGGTTACGCTGGGGTTGTGGTCGGACAGTCAATATTTTTAGTCGGACTTGACATCAGCATCCTGCCTATCGGAAAAGCGGTTGGAGAATCGCTAAGCAAGTTAAAAAAAGTCGTATTTATAGTCTTTTTTGGTTTCTTATTCGGTTTTATTGCCGAATCTGCAGAACCGGCACTTACAGTGTTTGCCCGGCAGACCAGCCATGTAATGAGCGAAATAAGCGAAAAGGTACTGATCGTGGTTATGGCTGCCGGAATAGGCGCATTGGCTGGGTTCGCACTGTACAGAATATTAAAAGATATAAGCATAAAAGTGGTTTTTGCCGTCCTATACGCTGTGGTATTTCTTCTTGCGATCTTTATTCCATCAGAATTTGTCGGGATAGCCTTTGACGGCAGCGGCGCGACAACAGGCGATATATCGGTACCGTTTATGCTTGCGCTTGGCTTCGGCGTAGCCGCAACAGTGTCTAGGCACAAATCAAACGACGATTCTTTCGGCATAGTAGGGCTTGCCTCGATAGGCCCCATACTTTCAGTTTTCATTTACGGGATAATCTTCAAGGTTTCTCGCGGCGGCGTGATCCCAGAGGCAGGCTCATATACACCGGAAGCAGTGGAAAGCTTTGCATCTGTAGCATTGTTTAATCTGCACGGCGTTTTCTTCGCCCTTGCCCCGATAATTCTCGTATTCCTGCCTTTTCAATTCTTTTTGATAAAATTGTATAAAAAAGATTTCGTCAAATTGTTATTAGGAATGATCCCTGTTTTTGCAGGTTTGTTTATATTCCTTACGTGCGTCGATTACGGTTTTGCTTATGCGGGGAAGTACATTGGCACGGTATTTTTTGACGCCTCCCGCCCCGAATGGTTCAAATGGCTGCTGCTGGCTGTAGGATTTGTGCTTGGCGGCGGAATAACGCTTTCGGAACCAGCTGTGACAGTACTTGGCCATCAGCTTGAAGAAATAACGAACGGACACATCAAACAGATGACAATACGTCTAACGCTTGCAATCGGACTTGGGTTCGCTTCTGTATTGGCCATTATTAAGATGATAACGCAAATAAATCTTCTTTGGTTCTTGATCCCACTCTATATCGTAGCAATTTGTATGATGAAATTTTCTTCCAAAATGTTTGTAGGATTGGCCTTCGACTCAGGTGGCGTAACAGCCGGAGGTCTGACGTCGGCATTTCTGACACCGTTCGCTCTCGGCATAGCTCTGGCGGTTCGAGATCTTGTTATCGCGGCAGGGGGCACGCCCCAGTCGATCCTGATAAACGGATTCGGTATTATCTCATTTATGTCTGTGGTGCCGTTGATTGCCGTACAAACGCTGGGGATAATCTACGAGTCACGTTATAAAAAACAACAAATACTTGCTGATCAATATGAACTCGAAACACTCGAAACATTAACACCCCTATACAACGAAGCTGCAAACGGTGAATTGGACAAAAGCGACATACTGGGACAAAACCAAAAAGGAGAATAATGATGATTAATGAAACAGATAATAAAATATCATTTTTAACCATAATAACCGGGAGAAATAAAAAAGACGCCCTTTTGACAGCGCTATTGGATTCGGACATACACCTGATAAATACCATTTATGGCAAGGGAACCGTAAAAGCGAATTTTTTGAGAAATGCGCTCGGTCTTGTCCCGGAAGAAAATAAAGTGGTGATAACCTGTATATCTACTTGCGTGAAGAATGAAATCGTTTTAAGGATGCTTGAGGAAAAATTTGGATTTAACAAACCGAATACAGGTATCGCCTTTACCGCTCCTATAGACAAGGTATCATATTAAGATTAATCGCGGAGGGAAAAATAAAATGGAGAATAATATGAAGGCGCTTATGATTGTCGTAAATGCTGGTTTTGCCGACGATATTATAGACGCGACGCGTGAGGTTGGCGTCAGAGGCGCGACAATATTTAACGCACGCGGAGAAGGTGCGCACCACAAATCAATACTCGGTATCACCGTTGATACCGAAAAAGATTTAATCCTCTGCGTCGTTGACACAATCACGGCGGAAAAGGCTATGGATGTCATAAAAGAAAAATTCGGGATAAAGACTCCCGCTCACAGCATTTGTTTCACCATGCCAGTAGATAAAATTGTTGGAATAAATATTG encodes:
- a CDS encoding DUF1538 domain-containing protein; this translates as MKLFRVLKETFLASLPLAAIIIIVCCFVAPMTDSFDYIKLIIGYAGVVVGQSIFLVGLDISILPIGKAVGESLSKLKKVVFIVFFGFLFGFIAESAEPALTVFARQTSHVMSEISEKVLIVVMAAGIGALAGFALYRILKDISIKVVFAVLYAVVFLLAIFIPSEFVGIAFDGSGATTGDISVPFMLALGFGVAATVSRHKSNDDSFGIVGLASIGPILSVFIYGIIFKVSRGGVIPEAGSYTPEAVESFASVALFNLHGVFFALAPIILVFLPFQFFLIKLYKKDFVKLLLGMIPVFAGLFIFLTCVDYGFAYAGKYIGTVFFDASRPEWFKWLLLAVGFVLGGGITLSEPAVTVLGHQLEEITNGHIKQMTIRLTLAIGLGFASVLAIIKMITQINLLWFLIPLYIVAICMMKFSSKMFVGLAFDSGGVTAGGLTSAFLTPFALGIALAVRDLVIAAGGTPQSILINGFGIISFMSVVPLIAVQTLGIIYESRYKKQQILADQYELETLETLTPLYNEAANGELDKSDILGQNQKGE
- a CDS encoding cation:proton antiporter; the encoded protein is MITEYLYLLIAVFGISGITIYFLGKARIPSIAGFLVGGVIIGPSGLNIITDANAIEILAEIGIIMLMFTIGLEFSLESLIEMKVPVFGGGALQVLLSVTTTAFLSYFLFIESVPKAIFFGTVLSLSSTAIVLKMIMDRGEMHTPYGRATIGVLIFQDLCAVLYLLLVPILAGKEAGPGMIAFTVVKAGLVVGGVLLSARWIIPWLLREIVRTRSRELFIITIIVLCLGTAVLTSMLGLSLALGAFLAGVVISESEYASQTVSDILPLKEAFSALFFIGIGMLLNFDILIGRLSIVAIVVLIMVVLKLLTAAIPEYITGQTVENSVRSGLCLAHIGEFSFVVAVAGKRAGLMAENEYQVFLSAAVLTMMATPFIISWSPKISPSIARLPGLRVLGADRNVPQEYYPEQLDGHVVIVGFGVNGGNLAKVLSQSSIPYIVLELNSETVRKARRRGEPVYYGDGTSITVLHKLGIQSAKVLVVAISDPSATRRIVKVARMNNPYLYIIARTRYVSEVDGLVKIGASEVIPEEFETSVEIFSKVLNYYHVPMEAIKENIDTIRADGYRALRTVHFSLTPRMETYLVKEGSYISGRTFAEIDLRAKTGITVVSIRRKETVYEIPSPSFKVNEGDILTLMGMRKDMKAAIAYIETGHI